From a single Sinomonas atrocyanea genomic region:
- the trpD gene encoding anthranilate phosphoribosyltransferase — translation MTAPTWRSLIGALVAGRDLTQAETAWAMDTIMSGDATDSQIAGFLVGLRAKGETVDELAGLVKGMVARATPISISGEKLDIVGTGGDQQNTVNISSTAALVMAGAGAKVVKHGNRAASSSSGSADVLEALGVRLDMGVDRVAAAAEQVGITFCFAQVFHPSFRFTAVPRKELAIPTAFNILGPLTNPAHVQASAVGAADARMAPLIAGVLAERGSRGLVFRGDDGLDELTITTTSRLWEVRDGKLTESVLDPLDLGIPRATLDDLRGGDAAHNAEVVRRTLAGDRGPVRDAVVLNAAAGLVAYDLSAEGPLLERLAAAKRRAEESIDSGAAARVLQAWVDFTRS, via the coding sequence GTGACCGCGCCCACGTGGCGGTCCCTCATCGGCGCGCTCGTCGCCGGGCGCGACCTGACCCAGGCCGAGACGGCCTGGGCCATGGACACGATCATGTCCGGTGACGCCACTGACTCCCAGATCGCGGGGTTCCTCGTGGGCCTGCGCGCCAAGGGCGAGACCGTGGACGAGCTCGCGGGCCTCGTGAAGGGCATGGTCGCGCGGGCGACCCCCATCAGCATCTCGGGGGAGAAGCTCGACATCGTCGGCACGGGCGGGGACCAGCAGAACACGGTGAACATCTCGAGCACGGCGGCGCTCGTCATGGCCGGAGCCGGTGCCAAGGTCGTCAAGCACGGCAACCGGGCGGCGTCCTCGTCCTCAGGCTCGGCCGATGTGCTCGAGGCCCTCGGGGTGCGGCTCGACATGGGCGTCGACCGCGTGGCAGCAGCCGCCGAGCAGGTGGGCATCACCTTCTGCTTCGCCCAGGTCTTCCACCCGTCCTTCCGGTTCACCGCGGTGCCGCGCAAGGAGCTGGCGATACCCACGGCGTTCAACATCCTCGGCCCGCTCACGAACCCCGCACACGTCCAGGCCTCGGCAGTGGGAGCGGCCGATGCCCGGATGGCACCGCTCATCGCCGGCGTCCTCGCGGAGCGCGGCAGCCGCGGGCTCGTGTTCCGCGGCGACGACGGGCTGGACGAGCTCACGATCACCACCACGTCGCGCCTCTGGGAGGTCAGGGACGGGAAGCTCACGGAGTCCGTCCTCGATCCTCTCGACCTCGGCATTCCGAGGGCCACGCTGGACGACCTGCGCGGCGGCGATGCCGCCCACAACGCCGAGGTCGTGCGGCGCACCCTCGCCGGCGACCGCGGCCCGGTGCGCGACGCGGTGGTGCTCAACGCCGCCGCGGGCCTCGTGGCCTACGACCTCTCGGCGGAGGGCCCGCTGCTCGAAAGGCTCGCGGCCGCCAAGCGGCGCGCCGAGGAATCGATCGACTCCGGCGCCGCGGCCCGGGTCCTGCAGGCCTGGGTGGACTTCACCCGATCCTGA
- a CDS encoding VOC family protein, protein MPEMRTCLWFDTQAEEAARFYTGIFPHSRITGIERYGEAGPREQGSVMTAAFELDGRPFLALNGGPEFTFTEAVSLQVFCRDQDEVDYYWTALTADGGVESQCGWLKDRFGFSWQVIPTRLEELRTDPDSARAQRAFAAMLSMRKIVIADLEAAADAG, encoded by the coding sequence ATGCCCGAGATGAGGACCTGCCTGTGGTTCGACACCCAGGCCGAGGAGGCCGCCCGGTTCTACACGGGCATCTTCCCCCATTCCCGCATCACGGGGATCGAGCGGTACGGCGAGGCGGGCCCGCGCGAGCAGGGGAGCGTGATGACTGCCGCCTTCGAGCTCGACGGGCGCCCGTTCCTGGCCCTCAACGGCGGCCCGGAGTTCACGTTCACCGAGGCGGTGTCCCTCCAGGTCTTCTGCCGCGACCAGGACGAGGTGGACTACTACTGGACTGCGCTCACGGCCGACGGCGGCGTCGAGAGCCAGTGCGGCTGGCTCAAGGACCGCTTCGGGTTCTCCTGGCAGGTCATTCCGACGCGGCTCGAGGAATTGCGCACCGATCCCGACTCTGCCCGCGCGCAGCGGGCCTTCGCCGCGATGCTCTCGATGCGCAAGATCGTGATCGCGGACCTCGAGGCGGCGGCCGACGCCGGGTGA
- a CDS encoding RNA polymerase sigma factor: MAEEREAGTVAAVFREEYGRAVSVLVRTTGDLGLAEDAVQEAFAAAAERWPADGIPDHPGAWIITTARRRAVDRFRREAVRGSKEAAAAALADEEPRHEPLGDDRLALLFVCCHPALAMPARVALALRIIGGLTTAQVAAAFLVPEPTLAQRISRAKAKIRDARIPYRVPAAEELPERLAGVLAVVYLIYNEGYSAGLGEPPARAGLCAEAVRLARVLVQLLPGEPEARGLLALLLLSESRRTARSGPGGVLVPLAEQDRSLWDADLIAEGTALVHECLARGRLGQYQLQAAIQAVHAAAASAEATDWRRIVRLYDLLAELAPGPVVALNRAVAVAEAEGPGAALALVDALDLTGYHVFHAVRADLLARTGRAAEAAAEYAEASRLAPAAGERSYLEGRARRLSGT, from the coding sequence GTGGCTGAGGAACGGGAGGCCGGGACCGTTGCTGCCGTGTTCCGCGAGGAGTACGGCAGGGCGGTCTCGGTCCTCGTGCGCACCACCGGGGACCTCGGCCTCGCCGAGGACGCGGTGCAGGAGGCCTTCGCGGCCGCGGCCGAGCGCTGGCCCGCGGACGGCATCCCCGACCACCCCGGCGCCTGGATCATCACGACGGCGCGCCGCCGCGCCGTCGACCGCTTCCGCCGCGAGGCGGTCCGGGGGAGCAAGGAGGCGGCCGCCGCAGCCCTCGCCGACGAGGAGCCGCGGCACGAGCCGCTGGGCGATGACCGGCTCGCGCTCCTGTTCGTCTGCTGCCACCCGGCGCTGGCCATGCCGGCCAGGGTGGCCCTCGCCCTGCGGATCATCGGCGGACTCACGACGGCGCAGGTCGCCGCCGCCTTCCTCGTCCCAGAGCCGACCCTGGCCCAGCGGATCTCGCGCGCGAAGGCCAAGATCCGCGACGCGCGCATCCCGTACCGGGTGCCGGCGGCCGAGGAACTGCCCGAGCGGCTCGCCGGGGTCCTGGCGGTGGTCTACCTCATCTACAACGAGGGCTACTCCGCGGGGCTGGGGGAGCCGCCGGCACGGGCCGGCCTGTGCGCCGAGGCCGTGCGGCTCGCGCGCGTGCTGGTCCAGCTCCTCCCGGGAGAGCCGGAGGCCAGGGGACTGCTCGCCCTGCTGCTGCTCTCCGAGTCGCGGCGGACTGCGCGCTCCGGTCCCGGCGGGGTCCTCGTGCCGCTCGCGGAGCAGGACCGATCGCTCTGGGACGCGGACCTCATCGCCGAGGGCACCGCCCTCGTGCACGAGTGCCTCGCGCGCGGACGGCTCGGCCAGTACCAGCTCCAGGCCGCCATCCAGGCGGTGCACGCCGCAGCGGCGTCGGCCGAGGCCACCGACTGGCGCCGGATCGTGCGGCTCTACGACCTGCTCGCCGAGCTGGCGCCCGGGCCGGTGGTGGCGCTCAACCGGGCGGTCGCGGTGGCCGAAGCCGAGGGACCCGGGGCCGCGCTGGCACTCGTGGACGCGCTCGACCTCACGGGCTACCACGTATTCCACGCGGTGCGGGCCGACCTCCTCGCGAGGACGGGCCGTGCTGCTGAGGCCGCCGCCGAGTACGCGGAGGCCTCGCGGCTGGCACCGGCCGCAGGGGAGAGGTCCTATCTCGAGGGGCGCGCCCGCCGGCTGTCGGGGACGTGA
- the qcrA gene encoding cytochrome bc1 complex Rieske iron-sulfur subunit: MGNHSDGSPQTGGAVATAGQTEKFADPGLPPHRLRLADTDPRAAKRAERQVTILFIISVIGTIVFLVAYFAIDLGSDSTIPTIRLQNILLGLGTTFAMLGIGTGIVHWAKALMPDHEVSESRHAISSEEDRVAAVKIVDDIIEETGIKRRPLIRNTLIGALALAPLPALAVFGDLGPNANDKLRHTMWAPKDGKKVRLTRDPDGTPIKASDVTIGSAFHVIPEGLNDLTEGKLNEKAKAVVLLMRLNPEDLHVSPGRESWNYNGIVAYSKICTHVGCPVALYEQQTHHLLCPCHQSTFDLTHECEVIFGPASRPLPQLPIEVDADGYLVATSDFHEPVGPSYWEREYS; the protein is encoded by the coding sequence ATGGGCAACCATAGTGACGGTTCTCCCCAGACCGGGGGCGCTGTAGCTACGGCTGGTCAGACAGAGAAGTTCGCGGATCCGGGACTCCCGCCGCATCGTCTCCGCCTGGCTGACACCGACCCCAGGGCTGCGAAGCGCGCTGAGCGCCAGGTCACGATTCTGTTCATCATCTCGGTGATCGGCACGATCGTGTTCCTCGTCGCGTACTTCGCCATCGACTTGGGCAGTGACTCGACGATCCCGACGATCCGCCTGCAGAACATCCTGCTCGGCCTCGGCACCACGTTCGCGATGCTCGGCATCGGCACGGGGATCGTCCACTGGGCCAAGGCGCTCATGCCGGACCACGAGGTCTCGGAGTCCCGCCACGCGATCAGCTCCGAGGAGGACCGCGTCGCGGCGGTCAAGATCGTCGACGACATCATCGAGGAGACGGGCATCAAGCGCCGCCCCCTCATCCGGAACACCCTCATCGGCGCGCTCGCGCTGGCGCCGCTGCCGGCCCTGGCCGTCTTCGGCGATCTCGGGCCGAACGCGAACGACAAGCTGCGCCACACGATGTGGGCCCCCAAGGACGGCAAGAAGGTCCGCCTCACGCGTGACCCGGACGGTACGCCGATCAAGGCGTCGGATGTCACCATCGGCTCGGCGTTCCACGTCATTCCCGAGGGCCTCAACGACCTCACCGAAGGCAAGCTGAACGAGAAGGCCAAGGCCGTCGTCCTTCTCATGCGCCTCAACCCCGAGGACCTGCACGTCTCGCCCGGCCGCGAGAGCTGGAACTACAACGGCATCGTCGCGTATTCCAAGATCTGCACGCATGTCGGCTGCCCGGTGGCGCTCTACGAACAGCAGACCCACCACCTGCTGTGCCCGTGCCACCAGTCGACCTTCGACCTCACCCACGAGTGCGAGGTCATCTTCGGTCCTGCGAGCCGTCCGCTTCCGCAGCTCCCGATCGAGGTCGACGCCGACGGCTACCTTGTGGCCACGTCGGACTTCCACGAACCTGTTGGACCTAGCTACTGGGAGCGTGAGTACTCGTGA
- a CDS encoding Lrp/AsnC family transcriptional regulator — protein MITAFVFIQTDSKKIPEVAEQISAIPGISEVYSVTGDWDLIAIARVREHEELADVVADRLSKVDGVIETTTHIAFRAYSRHDLDAAFSLGLS, from the coding sequence ATGATCACGGCATTCGTCTTCATCCAGACGGACTCAAAGAAGATCCCCGAGGTGGCCGAGCAGATCTCCGCCATCCCGGGCATCAGTGAGGTGTACTCGGTCACCGGCGACTGGGACCTCATCGCGATTGCGCGCGTGCGGGAGCACGAGGAGCTCGCCGACGTGGTCGCGGATCGGCTGTCGAAGGTCGACGGCGTCATCGAGACGACGACCCACATCGCGTTCCGCGCCTACTCGCGTCACGACCTCGACGCGGCGTTCTCCCTCGGACTGTCCTGA
- a CDS encoding DUF3054 domain-containing protein, producing MRPSPSASAPSAARAARPAAGPAIAAAVADLVIVLAFAATGRASHGEADAVAGVLATAWPFAVGLALAWALPLLHRRPLAVWPAGVLAWLGTFAVGMLLRAATGQGTAVPFLIVAASVLGIALVGWRAAALGVRAARHRRAAH from the coding sequence ATGCGTCCTTCCCCTTCAGCCTCCGCGCCCTCGGCGGCCCGGGCAGCCCGCCCCGCCGCCGGCCCCGCCATTGCCGCCGCCGTCGCAGACCTGGTCATCGTCCTCGCCTTCGCGGCGACGGGACGCGCGAGCCACGGCGAGGCCGATGCAGTGGCCGGCGTGCTGGCCACGGCATGGCCGTTCGCCGTGGGGCTCGCGCTCGCGTGGGCCCTGCCCCTCCTCCACCGCAGGCCCCTGGCCGTCTGGCCCGCCGGCGTCCTCGCGTGGCTCGGCACCTTTGCCGTCGGGATGCTGCTGCGCGCCGCAACCGGCCAGGGGACGGCGGTGCCGTTCCTCATCGTGGCCGCGAGCGTCCTCGGCATCGCACTCGTCGGGTGGCGCGCTGCCGCCCTCGGGGTGCGCGCTGCCCGGCACCGGCGGGCAGCGCACTAG
- the ctaE gene encoding aa3-type cytochrome oxidase subunit III yields the protein MTTATHAPTTPAHPTLNRPNMVSVGTVVWLSSELMFFAGLFAMYFTLRAASGGLWAEETAKLDFPYALVNTIVLVASSFTCQMGVFAAERLQPRRSGGLFAFAKWGMVEWFILTFFMGAWFVAGQSTEYANLTAEHVTLSANAYGSAFYMTTGFHGLHVMGGLVAFLFIIGRAFAAKRFGHYEATSAIVTSYYWHFVDVVWIGLFLVIYVLK from the coding sequence GTGACGACAGCGACTCATGCCCCGACAACCCCGGCACATCCCACGCTGAATCGCCCCAACATGGTCTCGGTCGGGACCGTGGTGTGGCTGTCCAGTGAGCTGATGTTCTTCGCCGGCCTCTTCGCCATGTACTTCACCCTGCGTGCCGCCTCGGGCGGCCTGTGGGCTGAGGAGACGGCCAAGCTCGACTTCCCCTACGCGCTTGTGAACACGATCGTCCTCGTGGCGAGCTCGTTCACGTGCCAGATGGGCGTCTTCGCGGCGGAGAGGCTCCAGCCGCGCCGCAGCGGCGGCCTCTTCGCGTTCGCCAAGTGGGGCATGGTCGAGTGGTTCATCCTCACGTTCTTCATGGGCGCCTGGTTCGTCGCCGGCCAGTCCACCGAGTATGCGAACCTCACCGCGGAGCACGTGACTCTGAGTGCCAATGCCTACGGTTCTGCGTTCTACATGACGACCGGCTTCCACGGCCTCCACGTGATGGGCGGCCTCGTGGCCTTCCTGTTCATCATCGGCCGGGCCTTCGCAGCCAAGCGCTTCGGCCACTACGAGGCCACCTCGGCCATCGTCACCTCGTACTACTGGCACTTCGTGGACGTCGTGTGGATCGGGCTCTTCCTGGTCATCTACGTCCTCAAGTAG
- the qcrC gene encoding cytochrome bc1 complex diheme cytochrome c subunit, protein MKALSQKRRHPMAVIALLVMGLLLTGGMYAMFSTANQAKADTSFSASDVSEGQKLFVANCATCHGMGASGTAAGPSLVGVGAAAVDFQVGTGRMPMQMNGPQAQKKPVQFNDDQTKQLAAYVASLGPGPALPDAAMLDDKGDATHGGELFRVNCAMCHNAAAAGGALTQGKFAPSLAGVTEKHIYEAMATGPQNMPVFSDANISPESKRDIITFLKTIETQGSPGGATLGSLGPVSEGLFVWVAGLGVIIGFTIWLTSRTS, encoded by the coding sequence GTGAAGGCACTCTCGCAGAAGCGGCGTCACCCGATGGCAGTCATCGCACTGTTGGTCATGGGGCTGCTGCTGACCGGCGGAATGTACGCAATGTTCAGCACTGCCAACCAGGCCAAGGCCGACACCAGCTTCTCGGCGTCGGACGTCAGCGAGGGGCAGAAGCTCTTCGTGGCGAACTGCGCCACGTGCCACGGGATGGGCGCCTCCGGCACGGCCGCCGGTCCGTCGCTCGTCGGCGTCGGCGCGGCAGCGGTGGACTTCCAGGTCGGCACCGGCCGCATGCCCATGCAGATGAACGGCCCGCAGGCCCAGAAGAAGCCGGTGCAGTTCAACGACGATCAGACCAAGCAGCTGGCCGCGTACGTCGCGTCGCTCGGCCCCGGCCCGGCCCTGCCGGATGCGGCCATGCTCGACGACAAGGGCGATGCCACCCACGGCGGCGAGCTCTTCCGCGTCAACTGCGCGATGTGCCACAACGCCGCTGCGGCCGGCGGTGCGCTGACCCAGGGCAAGTTCGCTCCGTCCCTGGCCGGCGTGACCGAGAAGCACATCTACGAGGCCATGGCCACGGGCCCGCAGAACATGCCGGTGTTCTCCGATGCCAACATCTCCCCCGAGAGCAAGCGGGACATCATCACGTTCCTCAAGACGATCGAGACCCAGGGCTCGCCCGGCGGCGCCACCCTCGGCTCGCTCGGTCCGGTGTCCGAGGGCCTCTTCGTGTGGGTTGCCGGCCTCGGCGTCATCATCGGCTTCACGATCTGGCTCACGTCCCGCACGTCCTGA
- a CDS encoding YciI family protein: MTQYLISMYQPDGVVPPPEFLAPIMAKLAELTADLKAAGAYVYGNGLADASSATVLRADGGEVLVTDGPYLEGKEHMGGFDIIEAPDLDAALVWGRRFAQITGLPIEVRPFAGVPAPSTGG, from the coding sequence ATGACCCAGTACCTGATCAGCATGTACCAGCCCGACGGCGTCGTGCCGCCGCCCGAGTTCCTCGCGCCGATCATGGCGAAGCTGGCCGAGCTGACAGCTGACCTCAAGGCCGCGGGAGCCTACGTGTACGGCAACGGGCTCGCGGACGCATCCTCCGCGACGGTGCTGCGGGCGGACGGGGGAGAGGTGCTCGTCACCGACGGGCCCTACCTCGAGGGCAAGGAGCACATGGGCGGCTTCGACATCATCGAGGCCCCGGACCTCGATGCGGCGCTGGTGTGGGGACGCAGGTTCGCCCAGATCACCGGCCTTCCGATCGAGGTCCGGCCCTTCGCGGGCGTCCCCGCGCCGAGCACGGGTGGCTGA